A genomic stretch from Ooceraea biroi isolate clonal line C1 chromosome 3, Obir_v5.4, whole genome shotgun sequence includes:
- the LOC113561710 gene encoding uncharacterized protein LOC113561710: protein MVAQTAQLEGLRKQLERRFIHFGGDNDASAKQPSSANLSWREIETVFESRISTGVVINADYVDPRRFLEDARDVVLEHVRNAIEKHNSVKVNTVFNGEFVAGEKTANKSINTRNRELFPTTDLQEWYAQYVIKPTLTSLKEFQDRDSGWALPRILNLTVNVNKHNPLHAGCHVKLPQEIISKKAAINVRSKSNACFAWSVVAALYPADSKSNVARESSYPHYNTVLNLCNIEFPVTLKDITKFEHLNDVSVNVYGIGEHEQKTLNVLPLRLTDQKRDRHVNLLYVQGKNNVGHYVCIKNLSRLVSSQLSSNKRQKYICDRCLHYFSSNERLEAHSIDCQRMNDCAIVLPNDDDKWLQFENYNRKERMPFVVYADLECVLQKTDDPKLYQRHQVCSIGYYVRCSYDETLSVYRSRRDTDCIGWFAEQLQELTHCVKAILSRNIPMIELTRDERVKFDSATHCHICEKPFTPDDTQVRDHCHLTGRYRGLAHSNCNFNYQDTYTIPIVFHNLSGYDAHFIIQEIATAFEGHVNLLPIMKEKYISFTKHVNESDDKKWRNHVQLRFIDSYKFLSSSLDKLSSYLNKDKLKIVQSEFAYLSNEDFELLTRKGVFPYEYVDCVEKLADTCLPPRESFYSSLTGETVSESDYAHAENAWQRFAIRTLSEYSDLYLKTDVLLLADVFENFRDSCIKSYGLDPAYYYTLPGFTWDAMLKHTRVNFELLTDIDMVMFIERGIRGGLSQCSHRYAQANNKYMQSYDPSKPSSYLMYFDVNNLYGWAMCQPLPYADFRWVDDTSNFDVNAIAPNSPKGYVLEVDLEYP, encoded by the exons ATGGTGGCTCAAACCGCGCAGCTCGAGGGACTGAGAAAACAATTGGAAAGACGTTTCATACATTTCGGTGGTGATAATGACGCGAGTGCTAAACAGCCCTCCAGCGCGAATCTCTCGTGGCGAGAGATTGAGACTGTGTTCGAAAGCCGCATTTCAACCGGCGTGGTGATCAACGCGGATTACGTCGACCCGCGGCGATTTTTAGAGGACGCTCGCGATGTAGTGCTAGAGCATGTGCGAAACGCTATCGAAAAACACAATAGTGTCAAAGTGAATACAGTGTTCAACGGCGAGTTCGTGGCGGGTGAAAAGACCgccaataaaagtataaacacGCGCAACCGAGAACTCTTTCCTACAACAGATCTACAAGAGTGGTACGCGCAATACGTGATCAAGCCCACCTTGACGTCTCTCAAGGAGTTTCAGGACCGCGATAGCGGGTGGGCGTTGCCGCGTATACTGAACCTAACGGTCAACGTTAACAAACACAATCCATTGCATGCAGGATGTCATGTAAAATTACCGCAggagataatttcgaagaaagcGGCGATCAATGTGCGATCGAAAAGCAATGCATGCTTCGCATGGTCGGTGGTAGCAGCTCTGTATCCAGCTGATAGCAAGAGTAACGTGGCTAGAGAATCATCGTATCCACACTACAACACGGTGCTGAATCTCTGCAATATCGAGTTTCCCGTAACACTAAAGGACATTACAAAGTTCGAACACCTCAACGATGTATCCGTCAATGTATACGGTATCGGGGAGCATGAGCAGAAGACGCTAAACGTTCTGCCCCTGCGACTCACCGATCAAAAGAGGGATAGACACGTCAACCTATTGTACGTGCAGGGCAAGAACAACGTGGGACATTACGTGTGTATAAAGAATCTGTCCCGCTTAGTGAGCTCGCAACTGAGCAGCAACAAACGacaaaaatacatttgtgaTAG ATGTTTACATTATTTCTCCTCAAACGAGAGATTGGAGGCCCACTCTATAGACTGCCAAAGGATGAACGACTGCGCCATCGTTCTTCCAAACGATGATGACAAGTGGCTGCAGTTCGAAAATTACAACAGGAAGGAACGGATGCCGTTCGTCGTTTACGCCGACCTGGAGTGTGTCCTGCAGAAGACGGATGACCCGAAGCTGTACCAGCGGCATCAAGTATGCAGCATCGGGTACTACGTGCGGTGCTCCTACGACGAAACGTTGTCCGTTTACCGATCCCGTCGCGATACCGACTGCATAGGATGGTTCGCCGAACAATTGCAAGAGTTGACGCATTGCGTTAAAGCAATACTATCGCGTAATATCCCCATGATAGAGTTAACGCGAGACGAGCGGGTAAAATTCGATAGCGCAACGCACTGTCATATCTGCGAGAAACCGTTCACGCCAGACGACACGCAGGTTCGCGATCATTGCCATCTCACCGGTCGGTACAGAGGTCTCGCGCATTCTAATTGTAACTTCAATTATCAAGATACATATACGATTCCAATAGtctttcataatttatcaGGCTACGACgcacattttataattcaagAAATAGCTACCGCGTTCGAGGGCCATGTCAACTTGTTGCccataatgaaagaaaaatacatcTCGTTCACGAAACATGTTAATGAGTCAGACGACAAAAAATGGCGAAACCATGTGCAATTGCGGTTCATCGATTCATATAAATTCCTGAGCAGTAGCCTGGATAAGTTATcgtcatatttaaataaggaTAAACTTAAAATCGTACAATCGGAATTTGCTTACTTATCAAATGAAGACTTTGAGTTATTGACAAGAAAGGGCGTGTTCCCGTACGAGTACGTGGACTGCGTCGAAAAATTAGCGGATACTTGTTTACCACCGCGCGAATCTTTCTATAGTTCGCTGACCGGCGAGACGGTATCTGagagcgattacgcgcacgcCGAGAACGCTTGGCAGCGGTTCGCCATTCGAACGCTCAGCGAGTACagcgatttatatttaaaaacggaTGTCTTGTTGTTGGCCGACGttttcgagaattttcgcGATAGTTGCATAAAAAGTTACGGTCTTGATCCCGCGTATTATTACACTTTGCCCGGTTTTACATGGGACGCGATGCTTAAACATACGCGCGTAAATTTCGAACTTCTTACCGATATTGATATGGTCATGTTCATAGAACGCGGTATTCGCGGCGGCCTGAGCCAGTGTTCTCACAGGTACGCACAGGCCAACAACAAGTACATGCAGTCGTACGACCCATCGAAACCCTCGTCGTATCTCATGTATtttgatgttaataatttatacggttGGGCAATGTGTCAGCCACTGCCTTATGCCGATTTTCGATGGGTCGATGACACTTCCAATTTCGACGTGAACGCTATCGCTCCCAATTCACCAAAAGGATACGTACTCGAGGTCGATCTCGAGTATCCATGA